From Zea mays cultivar B73 chromosome 3, Zm-B73-REFERENCE-NAM-5.0, whole genome shotgun sequence:
gcgactttcacctataTACCACTTAGTGGCACACAAGAAATGTATCTATATGCCACTCAGTGGCACACAAGGAATGAATATAAAATCTGATGGCATACTAGGAATTTTTTCTCTTCCATTTCTGTCTCATTTCTAGATTTTTACACAAAGACCAAAATGAACATGTCAAATATGAAAACCATATGCATGGGTCGACAAGGCATGtcgtttttgaaccctaactcgaCTAGACGTACCTCACTCTTAGACTTAAAAGTTTCGGTTTGGCCATTTAGGTCCGGCACGACACGACACAAAAATAAGGGCCTAAAACACGGCGCGATTCGAAGAAAAATGGGCTGGGCCGGCATAGTCCAAATGCTCGGGTCATGCCTCAAACTTAGACATGATGGTCGATATAGTACGACACGACTAGATGGACCGTGTTTGGGCTGACATGGCACGAAGTGATGCACGAATTAGAAACTAGCGTTTAAATAGcactagtcggttacccgtgcTTTGCGACAGCtcacaacaatatccacgtaAATTATCCACAAAAAAGATCTCagtattttttattgattgtctccgcttttcacataatattttttatgaatGCACGAGTACCGTAGGCAGCAAATCAGATACCCCCATCCCTCGCTtccccccacttccaaggtttcgtagagtaggaggggaagggaagaggcggacTTACCTGTTCGTTGCtagagaaggacacgacgaagacctgggcatctggagacgatataggtagtataccgctacaTATATTGGGAGAGAGCACGCAAtcggagaaagaagcccagccgaagcagctccaaaccgagaggcacccgcaccaggcgtcacTCCGAGAAGGgtgagagaatgcgagtgtcttcccggccctggacccgccgaagcgacacaacaccatcaccaactccgtagcatatgccgatTGCTGCCACGCTACGGGCCTTGGTTACGTTGTCCAATATATCAAACCtagactcctcatcgccaagataacctaagcgtgacaggcgccaccatgtcctcctcgacgacacgcacggagaaaggccaggagcatgatcgactcgccccgtacccgcATCGACGAGCATCAGTCGGCTCGCGGCAGCGACCGTGGGCGGGGTAGCAGGTTGAGGAGGAAGAACAGTGCAaaggccgggaagacgaacgggacgtccgacAATGGCGAAAATGATGAtgcgcgcatgatgtgaaacgtcctcgtggacgtgcaatagccactacgCGAGTCGGTATCagggctggtgtcggacgaatacagggaggaggcgcctgctccTAAGCCCTCTGCCGAGAATTGGGTGGCGCGAAGgaggaggcatgaggggagagagagaagaagtagaatgacgaacgaggtggtggcaagaggaccatcattatagtgcagaggtatagatggccaaatgagtCGTGTCTGGCGAGcggcccgaggcacgacccatttaatagtgtctgggCCAACCCGGCACGAGCGCAGTACGGTGCTTGGACCGTAACCTTGACCCGTAGTTCTGGCCCGGCCcaacacgattatttttttattttacaaaaaatcatatataccTATGTACAATCTATATTCTATATTATAAAcacctgagcatgatgttctacatgTTAGACAGCTTCGCCCAATGTCTcccacccttcttccatcagggccgctttttaacattttacactAAGTTGATTTGGAAAAAATGTTGGGAATTTTTTTGTAAAAAGACGACGCAGGACTAcagttgaaactgatgctttaagtataTTAGAGATTCCATGCTCCAATAATTTTCTTCACAAAAGTCATAGAAAACATTGTTCTCTTTCTCATAAGATTTTTTAATCTATAGCAAAATTATGAATAATTTGAAGATGTACTttttacatatatatatataagtttttTTGTCTGTGACCTTCTTAGCCGCCACGACACGATTTCGACCCACCATGCTTTGGGCCGGACCTGCCCTAGCTTTTACTATCTGGGCATGACACTACCTAGCTCGAAATTATTTCGTGCCGTGTTAGCCCTAAAAAAATTAGCCCGAAGCATGATGGGCCCGTGTCGTGCCTGCCTTGCATGCTGCCTCGCTAGCTGTAGGTTGTCCGCTGCAGTATATCGGCTCAGTGGTCGGAACTCAGGCGTCACTCACTGTCGTGGTTGCGTTATTTACATAGAGCAAGTTTAGTAATATAGCTCATAGTGGGTTTTATAATATTATCATGTCACATATAGCCAACTAAAAGCCTACTAATGTTTTAATTATCTTATGATATAAGTTGTACATTTAATACTTGGTATATAGCTCTCTCGCATAGAGCTTTGGAGTCCATGTGTAGTCTACTCTTAGCTGTCCACTAGTGAGTAGCTCGTTTTTTTTCTCTCACTTCACTTCTCCTTCTTTCATATCCACAAATCTAACGTGGCATCTTTTACTGTCCAACTACATTAGCTTGTTATACTTGCTCTTATTTGAGTTCCATCACGCGCGCAACAGCACAAAACACGAATGTGCACGTCTGCCGCTCCTCACGGCAGAAGACCAGCCGACTCTAGGTGCAGATGGCTCTGATTCAAAGTCTATATATATTGGGTCGAGCGCAGGAGGACGTTAGGTCCGTCACTGCCATTGTAGAGAGATGGTCTCCTTTGGGCTGATTTAGTGTCCAGATATTACGAGGGAATCCATGGAGGATAGGGGATTCCTCTTCATAGATCGATCACCAAACCAGACCTTAGGTTGGACTGGGTGTTCAATCAGACGACAGACAACGTCGCCTACCCTACCCAGCACTGGTGCTATTTGACAACGTCGCCTACCCAAATCATCAATATAGCCACAACCACAACACCTTATGATAGCACCATATATGTAGTATTTAGGCAACTTGTTTTTGACAAGATACACTGATTGTGCATTGCTCAGCAAAGATACAAAAGTCGCAGAACCGACCTACAACCAACCTTCTTCCGACGACAACAAAGAGGATAATGGTTCCACCTACATATACGTACTACCAGCATTGAAGTAGAAACAGGTGTGGAAGCTTCAGAAAAGCCTTGTCCGTTCATGTCATCAACGACATGATGAGCGGGAGGGACTGGCACCTTGCAGTTTCAGGCACTACCGTACCGCACGGACCGGAAGCCTTTGTCACTTGTTGGCGTAGAGGAAGACGTCAGTGAGGACGGACTTGGACTTGAGCGACGCCTCGAGAATCGCCAGACCCTGCATCGTGAAAACCAAAAACCAGCATCAACGTGCATTATTTTGAGTAGGCCGGGTGACGCAGGAGATGGCGGATATATGAAGGGCGAAGATCAGTGGTGGACACACCGACCTGGTTGTAGCCCAGCTGCACGGTCTTCTCCTGGAGGTCGCCGATGTCCCTCACGgcgaaggtgttgagcaaggtGATGCTTGAGATGGAGGACTTGGGCGTTACCGTCACCGTCAGGTCGTCCAGCACCGTGTACGTCGCGGTGCCCTGCACGAACCCTCCCGCCGCGCTCTGCGCCACCGATTGGCCGACGGAGGCGCTGCTGCCCCCCGCAAACGGCAGGTAATTCGCTGTGGTAGACATGGAGCAGCCACATGCCGGGCACGCCCTGCCGTACTGTTCCGTGATGTAGGCGCGGCAGTTGTTGACGTTCATATTGTTGGTATTGGTACATCTATACAGCTGCTTTGGCTGCACCGACGACGGCGCCGGCAGACGGAGGAGTGAGCTGCTAGTGTTCGCCGCCGGCGAGACAACCGTAGGGCAGAGGAGCGCGTTCTTGCCGACGCCGGCCTGCACGTAGGTAGCGGAGTCCAACTTGTCGACGCTTGCGTAGAGGTTGCCGACGCAGCCAACCATGGCCTCCTTCCCGATCAGCTTCACCGCCGTGGCGATGGGCAGCACGAGGAGGGAGAAGAGGAAGTCCACGACGTCCTTGCTCGCCTCCGCGAACAGCACCCGCTGTGCCTTCCTGTCGATGAGAAGCTTCATGGTCAGCCCGGCGGTGGCTGTGGTGGTTGACATCTCGTAAACGTAAGTGCTAAACCTTGCTAGTTTTTCTGGTAGTATCATAGTATGCTCTGGGAGTCTGGGTAGATTGAAGGGCAGAGCGTGAGAACGAGATGGAGAAACACAAGA
This genomic window contains:
- the LOC103649753 gene encoding uncharacterized protein yields the protein MILPEKLARFSTYVYEMSTTTATAGLTMKLLIDRKAQRVLFAEASKDVVDFLFSLLVLPIATAVKLIGKEAMVGCVGNLYASVDKLDSATYVQAGVGKNALLCPTVVSPAANTSSSLLRLPAPSSVQPKQLYRCTNTNNMNVNNCRAYITEQYGRACPACGCSMSTTANYLPFAGGSSASVGQSVAQSAAGGFVQGTATYTVLDDLTVTVTPKSSISSITLLNTFAVRDIGDLQEKTVQLGYNQGLAILEASLKSKSVLTDVFLYANK